The following proteins are encoded in a genomic region of Ostrea edulis chromosome 7, xbOstEdul1.1, whole genome shotgun sequence:
- the LOC125655570 gene encoding uncharacterized protein LOC125655570 has product MSSVYKSSHRKCSNMNHIREELQAYGNRPLECLPCSNQLFRVHYTFDFAQQLTLPHHSRQEGPLYFTSPRKVQLFGVCMEGVAEQYNYLIDENCTIGMDGSQSHGPNSVISMLHHAFQEYGLGEMACHIHCDNCAGQNKNRYVMAYFCWRILVGLHREVTIRFQIPGHTKCLVDAGFSYIKKLYRR; this is encoded by the exons ATGTCATCAGTATACAAGTCCTCTCATCGCAAGTGTTCAAACATGAATCATATCAGAGAAGAACTACAGGCATATGGAAACCGTCCGTTGGAGTGTCTTCCCTGCTCAAATCAGCTGTTTCGGGTCCATTATACCTTTGATTTTGCCCAGCAGTTGACCCTCCCCCATCATTCCAGACAAGAGGGTCCATTATATTTCACCTCACCGAGAAAGGTTCAGTTGTTTGGTGTTTGCATGGAAGGGGTGGCAGAGCAGTATAACTATCTCATAGACGAAAACTGTACAATCGGCATGGATGGTTCACAATCTCATGGCCCTAACAGTGTTATATCCATGCTACATCATGCATTTCAGGAATATGGACTCGGGGAGATGGCATGTCATATACATTGCGATAACTGTGCAG GTCAGAACAAGAATAGGTATGTAATGGCGTATTTTTGTTGGCGCATTCTGGTTGGACTGCATAGAGAAGTGACCATTAGATTTCAGATTCCCGGCCATACAAAATGTCTAGTGGATGCTGGATTCTCCTACATTAAGAAACTCTATCGACGGTAA